The sequence below is a genomic window from Cryobacterium arcticum.
GCCGGCGCCTACACCGGGTTCGAGGCCATCGACCGGCGCACGGTGGATGCCGCCCGCGCGGTCGGCATGTCGGAGCTGCAGATCGTGCGGAAGGTCGAGGTTCCCCTCGGCCTGCCGCTCTTGATCGGGGGCCTGCGCTCGGCTACTCTCCAGGTCATCGCCACGGCGACGCTTGCGGCCTATGTCGCCGACATCGGACTGGGCCGGTACCTGTTCGCCGGCCTGAAGAATCGCGACTACGCCGAGATGCTGGGCGGCTCGATCCTGGTGATCATGCTCGCCCTGGTGCTCGAGGGAATCTTTGCGCTGATCCAACGGTTTGTCGTACCACGGGGTGTTTCGGGGCGTCTGCGCACCGGCAGGCCCGGCAGCACCACGGCCACTACCAGCACCAGCACACTTCGCACGGACCGCCGCACAGCTCTCCGGTGACACAACTACCGAACCATCGGTACCTGAGGAAGGACAACAGCATGTTCACAATCACACGAGGCCGGCTCGCGCTTGTCAGCGCGGTCGCGGTTGGGGCTGTCGTAGCCCTTGCAGGGTGTGCATCCGGCGATCCGCTGGATGAGGGAAATAACAGCTCCAGCGCACCGGACACCATCGTGGTCGGCTCGCAGGACTACTACTCCAACGAAATCATCGCCGAGATCTACGCCCAGGCCCTGGAGAACGGCGGCTACACCGTCGACCGCCAGTTCCGCATCGGCCAGCGCGAGGCGTACCTGCCCGAAATCGAATCCGGCGCGATCGACGTCTTCCCCGAATACACCGGCAGCCTGCTGCAGGCCCTCGAGCCCGACGCCGCCGGCGGCACCGCCGACGAGACCTACGCGGAGCTGCAGGACGCGCTCCCCGACGGGCTCGCGGTGCTCGACATGGCGGATGCGACCGACCAGAACTCCTGGACGGTGACGAAGGCCTTCGCCGACACCTACAACCTCACCGACATCGCCTCGCTCACCCAGGTGACCGAACCGATCACCGTCGGGGGCAACTCCGAACTGGAAACCCGCCCGTACGGACCGACCGCCCTCAAGGAGAAGTACGGCATCGACATCGCCGGCTTCACCCCGGTGGAGGACAACGGCGGACCGCTGACGGTCAAGGCTCTGGTCGACAACACGATCCAACTGGCCAACATCTACACGGCCGACCCGAACATCGTCTCCAACGACCTCGTCGCCCTCGATGACCCCGACGGACTGTTCTTCCCCGACAACGTCGTTCCCGTGGTCTCCGACAAGGTCGACGACGGCGCCACCGAGATCATCAATGCCGTCAGCGCCAAGCTGAGCGCGGATGTCCTCGTGTCGCTGAACGCCCAGAGCGTCAACGACCAGGCCGCGGCCGACACCATCGCGACCGACTGGCTGACCAAGGAAGGCCTGATCTAGCGGCTCGGCTTATCACGGTCCAGCGGCGCAGTCCGCTGCTCCGTACCCTGCTCCACCGCGAACGGCCCCGTGATTCCACGGGGCCGTTCGTGCTGTTGCCCTAGGCGCTGACGAGCAGCACGGCGGGCAGCAGGATCAGCCCGGCCGTGGCCACGACCACGGCGCCGCGGCCCA
It includes:
- a CDS encoding ABC transporter permease: MNLFVDAIDWILDPANWTGLNAIPLRLGQHLVFTLITLVIASAIAIPLGYLIGHTGRGRGLAVTTSGGLRAIPTLGLLTLVALWVGIGVVAPYVALTVLAIPPILAGAYTGFEAIDRRTVDAARAVGMSELQIVRKVEVPLGLPLLIGGLRSATLQVIATATLAAYVADIGLGRYLFAGLKNRDYAEMLGGSILVIMLALVLEGIFALIQRFVVPRGVSGRLRTGRPGSTTATTSTSTLRTDRRTALR
- a CDS encoding ABC transporter substrate-binding protein; this encodes MFTITRGRLALVSAVAVGAVVALAGCASGDPLDEGNNSSSAPDTIVVGSQDYYSNEIIAEIYAQALENGGYTVDRQFRIGQREAYLPEIESGAIDVFPEYTGSLLQALEPDAAGGTADETYAELQDALPDGLAVLDMADATDQNSWTVTKAFADTYNLTDIASLTQVTEPITVGGNSELETRPYGPTALKEKYGIDIAGFTPVEDNGGPLTVKALVDNTIQLANIYTADPNIVSNDLVALDDPDGLFFPDNVVPVVSDKVDDGATEIINAVSAKLSADVLVSLNAQSVNDQAAADTIATDWLTKEGLI